A genomic region of Mycobacterium sp. Aquia_213 contains the following coding sequences:
- a CDS encoding pentapeptide repeat-containing protein: protein MATAIDVRDRKTQALPFNGGCRECSRPRRNRPEVAGRPGPRHVPLPTPAPSPNPPPDGVRKRHGIRWWLTELVIPTVVALVTGAIVAAGTIKGQALLDDAREDRALRLENLRFVRDHSTADPNQPRPFGGLDLSGQHLRGLQLANANFDDANLEGAIFNNSNLHRASFNYARLINANLVATDLSETDMEGADLSGADLDRANLAGANFDQTALYGANLKAANLSGASLRCIYYDASTSWPPGFVPPPGRDQRCAARAGLHR from the coding sequence ATGGCAACGGCTATCGACGTTCGAGACCGTAAAACCCAAGCGCTTCCGTTTAATGGTGGATGCCGCGAATGCAGTAGGCCGCGGCGCAACCGGCCCGAGGTGGCCGGCCGCCCAGGACCCCGGCACGTCCCACTGCCGACGCCGGCGCCCTCCCCGAATCCGCCGCCGGACGGTGTCCGAAAGCGCCACGGAATACGTTGGTGGTTAACCGAACTCGTCATTCCCACTGTCGTCGCGCTGGTCACCGGTGCGATCGTGGCGGCCGGCACCATCAAGGGACAGGCCCTACTCGATGACGCTCGCGAGGACCGCGCGTTGCGGCTGGAAAATCTCCGATTCGTCCGCGACCATTCGACCGCCGATCCCAATCAGCCGCGACCATTCGGCGGTCTTGATCTGAGCGGGCAACACCTGCGCGGGCTGCAATTGGCGAACGCCAACTTCGACGATGCCAACCTCGAGGGAGCAATCTTCAATAACTCGAATCTGCACCGCGCCAGTTTCAATTACGCCCGGCTCATCAACGCGAATCTTGTCGCTACCGATCTCTCGGAAACTGATATGGAGGGCGCCGATCTGAGCGGCGCGGACTTGGATCGCGCCAACCTTGCGGGGGCAAACTTCGATCAGACCGCGCTGTATGGGGCCAACCTGAAAGCCGCCAATCTCAGCGGCGCGTCGTTGAGGTGCATCTACTACGACGCTTCCACTTCGTGGCCACCCGGGTTCGTCCCTCCGCCAGGTCGTGACCAACGGTGTGCGGCCAGGGCAGGGCTGCACCGCTAG
- a CDS encoding aspartyl/asparaginyl beta-hydroxylase domain-containing protein, producing the protein MATTNAITANADRTPKALQIVKFVVLFCLARLVKVTDWCVPKRFSKVETTPFIDPSQFPWHERIVAEWVTVQSELKAILSDAETIPSHQDIIETAKPITNDDKWLSHFFYIYGQRFEKQCEQCPETTRLLQDIPGMKTAFFSILSPGKRIPPHRGPYRGVMRYHLPLLVPRSGECGIRVGDQTAKFEEGVSLMFDDTYEHEVWNDTSETRVVLFLDITRPMKFPFNIVNSAIIALIGCSPMVRKMRKKQLAFDRGISPSADTVRASS; encoded by the coding sequence ATGGCCACCACCAACGCGATAACAGCGAACGCAGACCGCACCCCCAAAGCGCTTCAGATCGTGAAATTTGTCGTGCTGTTCTGTCTCGCGCGGCTTGTGAAGGTGACCGACTGGTGCGTTCCCAAGCGGTTCTCGAAAGTCGAGACCACGCCCTTTATCGACCCTTCCCAATTCCCATGGCACGAGCGCATCGTCGCGGAGTGGGTCACGGTGCAGTCCGAGCTGAAGGCCATACTGTCGGATGCCGAGACGATTCCGAGTCACCAGGACATCATCGAGACGGCGAAGCCGATCACCAACGACGATAAATGGCTCAGCCACTTTTTCTACATCTACGGCCAGCGCTTCGAAAAGCAGTGCGAACAATGCCCCGAGACCACTCGCCTGCTGCAAGACATACCGGGCATGAAGACCGCGTTCTTTTCAATCCTGTCCCCCGGCAAGAGGATTCCGCCGCACCGGGGCCCGTATCGCGGCGTCATGCGCTACCACCTCCCGCTCCTCGTCCCCCGGAGCGGCGAATGTGGAATCCGCGTCGGCGACCAGACCGCTAAATTCGAAGAGGGCGTGTCGCTCATGTTCGATGACACGTACGAGCATGAGGTGTGGAATGACACCAGCGAAACCCGCGTGGTCTTGTTCCTCGACATCACACGACCGATGAAGTTTCCATTCAACATCGTGAATTCGGCGATTATCGCCCTTATAGGGTGTTCGCCCATGGTGCGAAAGATGCGAAAGAAACAGCTCGCATTCGATCGCGGGATCTCGCCGTCGGCCGATACCGTGCGCGCGTCGAGTTAG
- the nrdF gene encoding class 1b ribonucleoside-diphosphate reductase subunit beta, which produces MTENMKLIDRASAINWNRVQDEKDAEVWDRLTGNFWLPEKVPVSNDIPSWGTLTANEKQLTMRVFTGLTLLDTIQGTVGAVSLIPDSLTPHEQAVYTNIAFMESVHAKSYSSIFSTLCSTAEIDDAFRWSEENPNLQRKAEIVMEYYRGDEPLKRKVASTLLESFLFYSGFYLPMYWSSRAKLTNTADMIRLIIRDEAVHGYYIGYKFQKGLALVDETKRAELKDYTYELLFELYDNEVEYTQDLYDEVGLTEDVKKFLRYNANKALMNLGYEALFPRDETDVNPAILSALSPNADENHDFFSGSGSSYVIGKAVNTEDEDWDF; this is translated from the coding sequence GTGACCGAAAACATGAAGCTGATCGACCGCGCTTCGGCGATCAACTGGAACCGGGTACAAGACGAGAAGGACGCCGAGGTCTGGGACCGGTTGACCGGAAACTTCTGGCTGCCCGAGAAGGTGCCGGTGTCCAATGACATTCCGTCGTGGGGAACGCTGACCGCCAACGAGAAGCAGCTCACGATGCGCGTCTTCACCGGGCTGACGTTGCTGGACACCATCCAGGGCACCGTCGGTGCGGTCAGCCTGATTCCCGATTCGCTGACGCCGCATGAGCAGGCCGTCTACACCAACATCGCGTTCATGGAGTCGGTGCACGCGAAGAGCTACAGCTCGATCTTCTCCACACTGTGCTCGACGGCCGAGATCGACGACGCCTTCCGCTGGTCGGAGGAGAACCCCAACCTGCAGCGCAAGGCCGAGATCGTGATGGAGTACTACCGGGGCGACGAGCCGCTCAAGCGCAAGGTGGCCTCCACACTGTTGGAAAGCTTCCTGTTCTACTCCGGATTCTACCTGCCCATGTACTGGTCGAGCCGGGCCAAGCTGACCAACACCGCCGACATGATCCGGCTGATCATCCGCGACGAGGCCGTCCATGGTTACTACATCGGCTACAAGTTCCAGAAGGGCCTGGCGCTGGTCGACGAGACCAAGCGCGCCGAACTCAAGGACTACACCTACGAACTGCTCTTCGAGCTCTACGACAACGAGGTCGAGTACACCCAGGACCTCTACGACGAGGTCGGGCTGACCGAGGACGTCAAGAAGTTCTTGCGCTACAACGCAAACAAGGCGCTGATGAACCTGGGCTACGAGGCGCTGTTCCCGCGCGACGAGACCGACGTGAACCCGGCGATCCTGTCGGCGCTCTCGCCCAACGCCGATGAGAACCACGACTTCTTCTCCGGCTCGGGCTCGTCCTACGTGATCGGCAAGGCCGTCAACACCGAAGACGAGGACTGGGACTTCTAA
- a CDS encoding TetR/AcrR family transcriptional regulator, whose translation MDADDVESRSQRTRQALLQAAMKRFVADGVHQTSVSDIVADVGVTERTFYRHFPSKHAVIFADYDIGFEWFARALALRPHGEPITASVRKAVDAFPFDFAMVREAATIRSRDLDQDIITTHIGRMRDQVADEISRFIHERSKPTADGAMIADIAAHSLATAVFASLEAWMSKGGEDIDELSRLTDIALSALEDGLTHTLQHAGLD comes from the coding sequence GTGGATGCTGACGACGTGGAATCTCGTAGTCAGCGCACGCGTCAGGCGCTCTTGCAGGCGGCGATGAAGCGCTTCGTCGCCGACGGCGTGCACCAAACCAGCGTTTCGGACATCGTCGCCGATGTCGGGGTGACCGAGAGAACCTTCTATCGGCACTTCCCGTCCAAGCACGCGGTGATCTTCGCCGACTACGACATCGGGTTCGAGTGGTTCGCTCGCGCGCTGGCACTGCGCCCGCATGGCGAGCCCATCACCGCGTCGGTGCGAAAAGCCGTGGACGCCTTCCCTTTTGACTTCGCGATGGTCCGTGAAGCCGCCACCATCCGCTCGCGCGACCTCGACCAGGACATCATCACCACGCACATCGGGCGGATGCGCGACCAGGTCGCCGACGAGATCAGCCGATTCATCCACGAACGATCGAAGCCGACGGCCGACGGGGCGATGATCGCCGACATCGCGGCACACAGTTTGGCCACCGCGGTGTTTGCCTCGCTGGAAGCGTGGATGAGCAAAGGTGGTGAGGACATCGACGAGCTGAGCCGGCTGACCGACATCGCGCTGAGCGCGCTGGAAGACGGCCTCACGCACACGTTGCAACACGCCGGATTGGACTAA
- a CDS encoding phytoene desaturase family protein yields the protein MADYDAIIIGAGHNGLVAANVLAKAGAKVLVLERAHFLGGMAATRELFDGYKHSVGAWAVLIWRQEMTERLELTKWGFELMDQWTSTCTFGDAEDTPFVMYNDLERMGRHLLEDHGADVATGLGGLFAHIGRFAPYFVDSAFGPPLDIIEVIASQPTPQDRHDFAQMWYGSTMDTVRRFLAPDQGRCIQGSLAAMSIDAFDGGPWTPGSNASTLYHYLIGGGNVEYIMPRGGIGSLSTALCRRAESLGAEVQMKQHVKEILVENARATGVELRDGTTISADVVLSSLDPYTTFVNLAGAQNFPPDYIRKIKEINFNLGYIQAHLTIDQAPQWIERLQPYLQDNGQWCPTVAYAPSPEYISDAWEQYRKGMLPDAPPTYLYIPSMVDSSLAPEGKHSATIFTPYFPTGLDADENRSWKEQYADTCVKIFDTYAPGFADSVTNRVVFSNRYFGSTFSAHAGDYSHGLLQPNQLWTGRVVEGADKFATPVDGLYLCGQCTHPGPGVTGIPGWNGAEAALTHLNARVAQA from the coding sequence ATGGCTGACTATGACGCGATCATCATCGGAGCAGGTCACAATGGTTTGGTTGCCGCGAATGTGCTGGCCAAGGCCGGCGCGAAAGTGCTTGTCCTAGAACGCGCACACTTCCTCGGCGGCATGGCCGCGACCCGCGAACTCTTCGACGGCTACAAGCACAGTGTCGGCGCCTGGGCCGTGCTGATCTGGCGCCAGGAGATGACCGAACGCCTGGAGCTGACCAAGTGGGGCTTCGAGCTGATGGATCAGTGGACATCGACATGTACCTTCGGCGACGCCGAGGACACCCCGTTCGTGATGTACAACGACCTGGAGCGGATGGGACGCCATCTCCTCGAGGATCACGGAGCCGACGTCGCGACCGGCCTCGGTGGGTTGTTCGCCCACATCGGGCGCTTCGCACCGTATTTCGTCGACTCGGCGTTCGGCCCGCCGCTGGACATCATCGAGGTGATCGCCTCCCAGCCCACGCCGCAGGACCGCCACGACTTCGCCCAAATGTGGTACGGCAGCACGATGGACACGGTCCGCCGCTTCCTGGCGCCCGACCAGGGCCGCTGCATCCAGGGCTCGCTGGCGGCGATGTCGATCGACGCGTTCGACGGCGGCCCGTGGACCCCGGGCTCGAATGCGTCGACGCTGTACCACTACCTGATCGGCGGCGGCAACGTCGAATACATCATGCCGCGCGGTGGCATCGGCTCACTGAGCACCGCGCTGTGCCGGCGCGCCGAGTCGCTGGGCGCCGAGGTGCAGATGAAGCAGCACGTGAAGGAAATCCTGGTCGAGAACGCCCGCGCCACCGGGGTCGAGTTACGCGATGGCACAACGATTTCCGCTGACGTTGTGCTGTCGTCGCTCGACCCGTACACCACCTTCGTGAATCTGGCCGGCGCGCAGAACTTTCCACCGGACTACATCCGCAAGATCAAGGAGATCAACTTCAACCTGGGCTACATTCAGGCCCATCTCACCATTGACCAAGCGCCGCAATGGATCGAGCGCCTGCAGCCCTACCTGCAGGACAACGGGCAATGGTGTCCGACCGTCGCTTATGCACCGTCGCCGGAATACATCAGCGACGCGTGGGAGCAGTACCGCAAGGGCATGCTGCCCGATGCACCTCCCACGTACCTGTACATCCCCAGCATGGTCGACTCGTCGCTGGCGCCCGAAGGCAAGCACAGCGCAACGATTTTCACGCCCTACTTCCCGACCGGGCTGGACGCCGACGAAAACCGAAGCTGGAAAGAGCAATACGCGGACACCTGCGTGAAAATCTTTGACACGTATGCGCCGGGCTTCGCCGACTCCGTCACCAACCGCGTGGTGTTCTCCAACCGCTACTTCGGCAGCACCTTCAGCGCACACGCCGGCGACTACTCGCATGGCCTGCTGCAGCCCAACCAACTGTGGACCGGCCGCGTGGTCGAGGGGGCCGACAAGTTCGCCACCCCGGTCGACGGGCTCTACCTCTGCGGACAGTGCACGCATCCGGGTCCGGGGGTGACAGGCATCCCCGGGTGGAACGGCGCCGAGGCCGCGCTCACGCACCTCAACGCGCGCGTCGCGCAGGCGTAG
- a CDS encoding SRPBCC family protein: protein MFNEDSIEIDAAPQLVWDVFTDVEHWPDWTASVTSLVGLDGPGLAVGNRFAIKQPGMQKLVWRVTEIDPGLSWTWVQRSPGSLVTARHDVTGQPDGRTLVRQQLDQSGPLGALVGRLMAKKTQRFLQLEARGLKARSEQLSRVSGPHP, encoded by the coding sequence ATGTTTAACGAAGACAGCATCGAGATCGATGCCGCGCCACAGTTGGTATGGGATGTCTTCACCGATGTCGAGCACTGGCCCGACTGGACCGCGTCGGTGACATCCCTTGTCGGACTGGACGGACCCGGCCTCGCCGTCGGCAACCGGTTCGCGATCAAGCAGCCCGGCATGCAGAAGCTGGTCTGGCGGGTCACCGAGATCGACCCCGGTTTGTCCTGGACGTGGGTGCAACGCTCCCCCGGCTCGCTGGTGACCGCCCGCCACGACGTCACCGGTCAACCCGACGGCCGCACCCTGGTGCGCCAGCAACTCGACCAAAGCGGTCCGCTCGGAGCGCTCGTCGGGCGGCTGATGGCCAAGAAGACCCAGCGCTTTCTCCAACTGGAAGCCCGAGGACTCAAGGCCCGATCGGAGCAGCTCAGCCGCGTCAGTGGTCCGCACCCCTGA
- a CDS encoding TetR/AcrR family transcriptional regulator, which yields MVRTPDVGRRRHLLDALIDEFADGGIGDRSLREVAGAVGTSHRMLLHHFGSREELLLAVVEEVEHRQMGLLSELPTDPAEGFAAMWADLRRPELRRLERLFFECYARAAHGEKPFAQMIPGAVNDWLGAVVATAEGPPNPAMVRLGLAVTRGLLLDLVATNDDAGVDAAASAFVNLLRR from the coding sequence GTGGTCCGCACCCCTGACGTTGGCCGGCGCCGACATCTCCTCGACGCGCTGATCGACGAGTTCGCCGACGGCGGCATCGGCGACCGCTCACTGCGCGAGGTAGCCGGCGCCGTCGGCACCAGCCATCGAATGTTGCTGCACCACTTCGGGTCTCGGGAGGAGCTGCTTCTGGCAGTCGTCGAGGAGGTCGAGCACCGCCAGATGGGCCTGCTCTCCGAATTGCCGACGGATCCGGCCGAAGGCTTCGCCGCGATGTGGGCGGATCTACGCCGGCCCGAGCTACGCCGGTTGGAGCGGCTCTTCTTCGAGTGCTACGCGCGCGCCGCCCACGGCGAAAAGCCGTTCGCCCAAATGATTCCCGGCGCAGTCAACGACTGGCTGGGCGCGGTGGTTGCCACCGCGGAAGGGCCGCCAAACCCTGCGATGGTGCGACTCGGGCTGGCCGTCACCCGGGGGCTGCTGCTGGATTTGGTGGCCACCAACGACGACGCCGGGGTGGACGCGGCCGCGAGTGCGTTCGTAAACCTGTTGCGCCGCTGA
- a CDS encoding TetR/AcrR family transcriptional regulator — MTTRAESAAATRRSLLDAAEVLLDLGGVEAVTLREVGARAGVSHSAAYRHFADKESLLAVLATNALSELGDLLQALVDGDDSPEESLRSGLLSLITLGRTRPHLYRLMFTPPAGDPTEAMRVAERAQDLFLDVVGRITGPAQARRYGALLLTSAHGITGLDLSGHMDLDKWHTNAEELVDTLISVLPKAK; from the coding sequence GTGACGACACGAGCGGAGAGTGCCGCGGCGACCCGCCGCTCGCTGCTCGACGCCGCGGAGGTACTACTCGACCTCGGCGGAGTCGAAGCGGTCACGCTGCGTGAGGTGGGCGCTCGGGCCGGTGTTTCGCACTCGGCGGCGTATCGCCACTTCGCCGACAAGGAATCGCTGCTCGCGGTCCTGGCCACGAACGCGTTGAGCGAATTGGGCGACCTCCTTCAGGCTTTGGTCGATGGCGACGATTCACCCGAGGAGTCGTTGCGCTCCGGTCTACTGTCGCTGATCACCCTCGGCCGCACCCGGCCCCACCTGTACCGGCTGATGTTCACCCCGCCGGCGGGAGACCCGACCGAGGCGATGCGGGTGGCCGAACGCGCGCAGGATCTGTTTCTCGACGTCGTGGGTCGCATTACGGGTCCTGCGCAGGCGCGACGGTATGGGGCGCTGCTGTTGACCAGCGCCCATGGCATCACGGGTTTGGATTTGAGCGGCCACATGGATTTGGACAAGTGGCACACCAATGCCGAGGAACTCGTCGACACGCTCATCTCGGTGTTGCCCAAAGCGAAATAG
- a CDS encoding SDR family oxidoreductase, translated as MNSSNRADRQELIVVTGASTGIGAATAKELAGRGFHVLAGVRRDADADALVADGLEGLEPVILDITMESDVAAVADRVAGDPLRRPLRALINNAGIAINAPVETLPIAQWRKQFEVNLFGHIAMTQALLPALLVSSGTVVNISSVGGKVVLPTYGAYAGSKFALEAVSDALRREVAELGIKVVVVEPGAVKTEMAERGIATAEGLLAELTAAQLARYGDLAAAVTAQARSFGEIGVSSEHAAKVIAKAATASRPRTRYTIGRDAAMLVRISRVVSDRVLDRIVRLNLRSFAKQSSEQPSAATASADV; from the coding sequence ATGAATTCATCGAATCGCGCCGACCGTCAGGAGCTGATCGTCGTGACCGGCGCGTCTACGGGAATTGGCGCGGCGACGGCTAAAGAGTTGGCGGGCAGAGGTTTTCACGTGCTAGCCGGTGTACGTCGCGACGCCGACGCCGACGCGCTAGTAGCTGACGGGCTTGAGGGGCTAGAACCGGTCATCCTCGACATCACGATGGAATCGGATGTGGCCGCGGTCGCGGACCGCGTCGCGGGCGACCCGCTGCGTCGGCCGCTGCGTGCGCTGATCAACAACGCCGGCATTGCGATCAACGCTCCGGTGGAAACCTTGCCGATTGCCCAGTGGCGCAAGCAGTTCGAGGTCAACCTGTTCGGCCACATCGCGATGACCCAGGCGCTGTTGCCGGCTTTGCTCGTCAGCTCCGGCACCGTCGTGAACATCAGCTCCGTCGGCGGGAAGGTGGTCTTGCCGACGTACGGCGCCTACGCCGGTTCGAAGTTCGCCCTCGAGGCGGTCAGTGATGCGTTGCGGCGTGAGGTCGCCGAGCTCGGCATCAAGGTGGTCGTCGTCGAACCCGGCGCGGTCAAGACCGAGATGGCCGAGCGCGGAATCGCCACCGCGGAGGGACTGTTGGCGGAACTGACCGCCGCCCAACTCGCACGTTACGGCGACCTCGCGGCCGCCGTCACGGCACAGGCCCGATCGTTCGGCGAGATCGGCGTTTCGAGCGAACACGCCGCGAAGGTGATCGCCAAGGCGGCCACCGCGTCTCGCCCGCGGACTCGCTACACGATCGGGCGTGACGCCGCGATGCTGGTGCGGATCAGCCGCGTCGTCTCCGACCGGGTGCTGGACCGGATCGTGCGCCTGAACCTGCGGTCCTTTGCCAAGCAATCAAGCGAACAACCCAGCGCTGCAACGGCTTCGGCCGACGTCTAG
- a CDS encoding universal stress protein, whose amino-acid sequence MSAYQTVVVGTDGSDSSLRAVDRAAAIAADNGAKLIVATAHPPVPEEKGRYAIPPGSDHGQDYRTVGEAPYYAILREAAIRARKAGAQSVEEKSVVGAPINALVQLAEEAHADLLVVGNVGLASVAGRLLGSVPSEVSRRSKIDVLIVHTAE is encoded by the coding sequence TTGAGCGCCTATCAGACCGTCGTGGTCGGCACCGATGGCTCGGACTCGTCGCTACGTGCGGTGGACCGCGCGGCCGCGATTGCCGCGGATAACGGCGCGAAACTGATCGTCGCGACGGCGCATCCCCCCGTCCCCGAGGAGAAGGGCCGTTACGCCATCCCGCCGGGGAGCGACCACGGTCAGGACTACCGGACGGTGGGCGAGGCCCCCTACTACGCGATCCTGCGGGAAGCCGCGATCCGGGCGCGCAAAGCCGGGGCCCAGAGCGTGGAGGAGAAGTCGGTCGTCGGTGCCCCCATCAACGCGCTGGTGCAGCTGGCCGAGGAGGCCCATGCTGACCTGCTGGTCGTCGGCAACGTCGGGCTCGCCAGCGTCGCCGGGCGGCTGCTGGGATCAGTCCCTTCGGAGGTCTCCCGCAGGTCCAAGATCGACGTCCTGATCGTCCACACCGCCGAGTGA
- a CDS encoding flavin-containing monooxygenase produces the protein MTQAEANPVPGREAPTPVHTRALIIGTGFSGLGMGIKLQQQGVDFVILEKADDIGGTWRDNSYPGCACDIPSHLYSFSFEPKPDWKNPFSYQPEIWDYLKGVTEKYGLRRYIEFNSLVDRAHWDDDEHRWHVFTTDGREYVAQFLISGAGALHIPSVPEIDGRDEFRGPAFHSAQWDHSVDLTGKRVAMIGTGASAIQIVPEIVGQVGELQLYQRTPPWVVPRSNPDLPVAVRRAMATVPGLRALVRLAIYWGQEALAIGMTKRPNLLKFIEVYCKYNIRRSVKDRELRRKLIPNYRIGCKRILNSSTYYGAVADPKTELITEGITRITPDGIVTADGTERGVDVIVYGTGFHVTDSYTYVQIKGRHGEDLVDRWNREGIGAHRGITVADMPNLFFLLGPNTGLGHNSVVFMIESQIRYVGDAIKKCDKFGAQALSPTRAAQDKFNDELQEQLKGSVWNSGGCSSWYLDEHGKNTVLWGGYTWQYWRATHSVKPDEYEFFGVRTGSRANRAAAVQS, from the coding sequence TTGACACAAGCCGAAGCAAACCCAGTTCCGGGGCGCGAGGCCCCGACGCCCGTGCATACCCGCGCGCTGATCATCGGGACCGGGTTCTCCGGCCTCGGTATGGGCATCAAGCTGCAGCAGCAGGGTGTGGACTTCGTGATCCTGGAGAAGGCCGACGACATCGGCGGCACCTGGCGCGACAACAGCTACCCGGGGTGCGCATGCGACATCCCGTCACACCTGTACTCGTTCTCCTTCGAACCCAAGCCGGACTGGAAGAACCCGTTCTCCTACCAACCCGAGATCTGGGACTACCTCAAGGGAGTCACCGAGAAATACGGGCTACGCCGCTACATCGAGTTCAATTCGCTGGTCGACCGCGCCCATTGGGACGACGACGAGCACCGCTGGCACGTGTTCACCACTGACGGACGCGAATACGTCGCCCAGTTCCTGATCTCCGGCGCCGGCGCGCTGCACATCCCGTCGGTCCCCGAGATCGACGGGCGGGACGAATTCCGCGGTCCCGCTTTCCATTCCGCCCAGTGGGACCACAGCGTCGACCTCACCGGCAAACGGGTCGCGATGATCGGGACCGGCGCCAGCGCGATCCAGATCGTGCCGGAGATCGTCGGGCAGGTCGGCGAACTTCAGCTCTACCAACGCACCCCGCCGTGGGTGGTCCCGCGGTCGAACCCGGATCTCCCGGTTGCGGTGCGCCGCGCCATGGCGACCGTTCCGGGGCTACGGGCGCTGGTGCGGCTGGCGATCTATTGGGGCCAGGAGGCGCTGGCTATCGGTATGACCAAGCGGCCGAACCTGCTGAAATTCATTGAGGTGTACTGCAAATACAACATCCGCCGCTCGGTCAAGGACCGCGAGCTGCGCCGCAAGCTGATCCCGAACTACCGGATCGGCTGCAAGCGAATCCTGAACTCGTCAACGTATTACGGCGCGGTCGCCGACCCGAAGACCGAACTGATCACCGAGGGCATCACCCGGATCACGCCCGACGGGATCGTGACGGCCGACGGCACCGAGCGAGGGGTCGATGTGATCGTCTACGGCACCGGCTTTCACGTCACCGACTCCTACACCTACGTCCAGATCAAGGGACGCCACGGCGAGGACCTGGTCGACCGGTGGAACCGCGAGGGCATCGGCGCGCATCGGGGGATCACCGTCGCCGACATGCCCAACCTGTTCTTCCTGCTCGGCCCCAACACCGGGCTGGGGCACAACTCCGTGGTGTTCATGATCGAGTCCCAGATCCGCTACGTCGGCGATGCGATCAAGAAGTGCGACAAATTCGGCGCGCAGGCGCTGTCGCCGACCCGTGCGGCGCAGGACAAGTTCAACGATGAGCTGCAGGAGCAGCTGAAGGGCTCGGTGTGGAACAGCGGCGGTTGCAGCAGCTGGTACCTCGACGAGCACGGCAAGAACACCGTGTTGTGGGGCGGCTACACCTGGCAGTACTGGCGGGCGACCCATTCGGTCAAGCCCGACGAGTATGAGTTCTTCGGCGTGCGCACCGGCTCACGCGCCAACCGCGCGGCGGCCGTCCAGAGCTGA
- a CDS encoding TetR/AcrR family transcriptional regulator, protein MPRPARPHPSVKPGAKVDARSERWREHRKKVRGEIVEAAFRAIDRLGPELSVREIAEEAGTAKPKIYRHFHDKSDLFQAIGERLRDMLWAAIFPSIDLANDSAREIVRRSVDEYVTLVDQHPNVLRVFISARSGATTESTVRTLNEGRQITLTMADMFDNELRDFKLDHAAFELAAHAAFGSAASSIEWWLGEPGSPRRMPRDQFVAHLTTIMMGVIVGTAEALGIAVDPDQPVHSAVRSNPAAS, encoded by the coding sequence ATGCCCCGACCCGCTAGACCCCACCCGAGCGTGAAGCCGGGGGCGAAGGTCGACGCGCGCAGCGAGCGTTGGCGTGAACACCGCAAGAAGGTGCGCGGCGAAATCGTCGAGGCCGCGTTCCGGGCGATCGACCGGCTGGGTCCGGAGCTCAGTGTGCGGGAGATCGCCGAAGAGGCCGGCACCGCCAAGCCGAAGATCTACCGCCACTTCCACGACAAGTCGGACCTGTTCCAGGCGATCGGCGAGCGGCTGCGCGACATGCTGTGGGCGGCGATCTTCCCGTCGATCGACCTGGCCAACGACTCGGCCCGCGAGATCGTCCGGCGCAGCGTCGACGAGTACGTCACCCTGGTCGACCAGCATCCCAACGTGCTGCGCGTCTTCATCTCGGCGCGCTCCGGAGCGACCACCGAGTCGACCGTGCGCACGCTGAACGAGGGCCGTCAGATCACCTTGACGATGGCCGACATGTTCGACAACGAGCTCCGGGACTTCAAGCTCGACCATGCCGCCTTCGAGCTGGCCGCGCACGCGGCCTTCGGGTCGGCCGCGTCGTCCATCGAGTGGTGGTTGGGCGAACCCGGCAGCCCGCGGCGCATGCCGCGCGATCAGTTCGTGGCCCATCTGACCACGATCATGATGGGGGTCATCGTCGGCACCGCCGAGGCACTGGGCATCGCGGTTGACCCCGATCAGCCGGTGCACAGCGCCGTGCGAAGCAACCCGGCGGCCAGCTGA